In Acidovorax sp. GBBC 1281, a single window of DNA contains:
- a CDS encoding DUF3460 family protein, translating to MSFFRRPDYQSDTTQFINQLKTEKPELDAQQQAGRALLWDKRVDRSLWGEYDEASVPQKPYVYQTQG from the coding sequence ATGTCCTTCTTCCGCCGCCCCGACTACCAGTCCGACACCACCCAGTTCATCAACCAGCTCAAGACCGAGAAGCCCGAACTGGACGCGCAGCAGCAGGCCGGCCGTGCGCTGCTGTGGGACAAGCGCGTGGACCGCAGCCTCTGGGGCGAGTACGACGAAGCCAGCGTGCCGCAAAAGCCCTACGTCTACCAGACCCAGGGCTGA
- a CDS encoding segregation and condensation protein A: MSTAADRASAPALPAGGAEGASPQVVDAVALARLYGEPLFALPTDLYIPPDALEVFLEAFEGPLDLLLYLIRKQNFNILDIPMVGVTRQYLVYVDEIRSRNLELAAEYLLMAAMLIEIKSRMLLPPKKQEGSAEPEDPRAELVRRLLEYEQIKLAAAGLSRMPQYGRDFLRAQVHIEQSLQPRFPDVHVADLQEAWRDILRRAKLVQHHRITREELSVREYMSAVLKTLQGRRFVEFEELFEPEKGSTVLVVTFIALLELAKETLIEITQAEAFAPIYVRLAYTPV, encoded by the coding sequence ATGAGCACCGCCGCGGACAGGGCCTCCGCCCCCGCCCTGCCCGCTGGGGGTGCCGAGGGCGCCTCCCCCCAGGTCGTGGACGCGGTGGCGCTGGCGCGCCTGTATGGCGAGCCGCTGTTCGCGCTGCCGACCGACCTGTACATCCCGCCCGATGCGCTGGAGGTGTTCCTCGAAGCGTTCGAGGGGCCGCTCGATCTGCTGCTGTACCTCATCCGCAAGCAGAACTTCAACATCCTCGACATCCCCATGGTGGGCGTCACGCGCCAGTACCTGGTGTACGTGGACGAGATCCGCAGCCGCAACCTGGAGCTGGCGGCCGAGTACCTGCTGATGGCGGCCATGCTCATCGAGATCAAGTCGCGCATGCTGCTGCCGCCCAAGAAGCAGGAAGGCAGCGCCGAGCCCGAGGACCCGCGCGCCGAACTCGTGCGCCGCCTGCTCGAATACGAGCAGATCAAGCTGGCCGCGGCCGGTCTCTCGCGCATGCCGCAGTACGGGCGCGATTTCCTGCGGGCGCAGGTGCACATCGAGCAGAGCCTGCAGCCGCGCTTTCCCGACGTGCACGTGGCCGACCTGCAGGAGGCTTGGCGCGACATCCTGCGGCGCGCCAAGCTGGTGCAGCACCACCGCATCACGCGCGAGGAACTGAGCGTGCGCGAATACATGAGCGCCGTGCTCAAGACGCTGCAGGGCCGGCGCTTCGTGGAGTTCGAGGAACTGTTCGAGCCCGAAAAAGGCAGCACCGTGCTGGTGGTGACCTTCATCGCGCTGCTGGAACTGGCCAAGGAAACCCTGATCGAGATCACCCAGGCCGAGGCGTTCGCGCCCATCTACGTGCGGCTGGCGTACACGCCGGTCTGA
- the nadB gene encoding L-aspartate oxidase, whose product MPSHDFDVLIIGSGLAGLSAALHLAPTHRVAVITKRALQDGASAWAQGGIAAVLAEGDTYEAHVQDTLVAGAGLCDLAATRFVVENAPEAIHWLQGLGVPFSQEDGALHLTREGGHGARRIVHATDATGAAVQRTLIDTVRATPGITLFEQHTLVDLITPHKLRRGGPQRCLGLYALDEGTDEVVTFRAPQTILATGGAGKVYLYTTNPDTATGDGIAAAWRAGCRVSNLEFIQFHPTCLYHPHAKSFLITEAVRGEGGRLLLPPSAGGTRFMPQHDPRAELAPRDVVARAIDYEMKRHGLDCVHLDISHQSPAFIQEHFPNILARCAELGLDITKEPIPVVPAAHYTCGGVLTDLAGRTDLPGLFAIGETACTGLHGANRLASNSLVECMVFARAAAQAITAASAEAVPDVPPWDDSRVTDADECVVISHNWDELRRFMWDYVGIVRTNKRLERAAHRITLLQAEIEEFYAHFHVTRDLLELRNLVQVAELIVRSAQMRRESRGLHYSRDYPERAAPAAPTILVPPVR is encoded by the coding sequence ATGCCATCCCACGATTTCGACGTTCTCATCATCGGCAGCGGGCTGGCCGGGCTGTCGGCCGCGCTGCACCTGGCACCCACGCACCGCGTGGCGGTCATCACCAAGCGCGCGCTGCAGGACGGGGCCAGCGCCTGGGCGCAGGGCGGCATCGCCGCCGTGCTGGCCGAGGGCGACACCTACGAGGCCCACGTGCAGGACACCCTGGTGGCGGGCGCTGGGCTGTGCGACCTGGCCGCCACGCGCTTCGTGGTGGAGAACGCGCCCGAGGCCATCCACTGGCTGCAGGGCCTGGGCGTGCCGTTCTCGCAGGAGGACGGCGCCCTGCACCTCACACGCGAGGGCGGCCACGGCGCTCGCCGCATCGTGCACGCCACCGATGCCACCGGCGCCGCCGTGCAGCGCACCCTGATCGACACCGTGCGCGCCACGCCGGGCATCACGCTGTTCGAGCAGCACACGCTGGTGGACCTCATCACCCCGCACAAGCTGCGCCGCGGCGGGCCGCAGCGCTGCCTGGGGCTGTATGCGCTGGATGAAGGCACCGACGAGGTCGTGACCTTCCGCGCGCCGCAGACCATCCTGGCCACGGGCGGCGCGGGCAAGGTGTACCTGTACACCACCAACCCCGACACGGCCACGGGCGACGGCATCGCCGCGGCCTGGCGCGCGGGCTGCCGCGTGTCCAACCTGGAGTTCATCCAGTTCCACCCCACCTGCCTGTACCACCCGCACGCCAAGTCGTTCCTCATCACCGAGGCGGTGCGCGGCGAGGGCGGGCGGCTCTTGCTGCCCCCCTCGGCCGGCGGCACGCGCTTCATGCCGCAGCACGACCCGCGCGCCGAACTGGCCCCGCGCGACGTGGTGGCCCGCGCCATCGACTACGAGATGAAGCGCCACGGCCTGGACTGCGTGCACCTGGACATCTCGCACCAGAGCCCGGCGTTCATCCAGGAGCACTTTCCCAACATCCTCGCGCGCTGCGCCGAGCTGGGGCTGGACATCACGAAGGAGCCCATTCCCGTGGTGCCCGCCGCGCACTACACCTGCGGCGGCGTGCTCACCGACCTGGCCGGCCGCACCGACCTGCCCGGCCTGTTCGCCATCGGCGAGACCGCCTGCACCGGCCTGCACGGCGCCAACCGGCTGGCCAGCAACTCACTGGTGGAGTGCATGGTCTTCGCGCGCGCGGCCGCCCAGGCCATCACCGCCGCCAGCGCGGAAGCCGTGCCCGACGTGCCGCCGTGGGACGACAGCCGCGTGACCGATGCCGACGAGTGCGTGGTCATCTCCCACAACTGGGACGAGCTGCGCCGCTTCATGTGGGACTACGTGGGCATCGTGCGCACCAACAAGCGCCTGGAGCGCGCGGCGCACCGCATCACGCTGCTGCAGGCCGAGATCGAGGAGTTCTACGCCCACTTCCACGTCACGCGCGACCTGCTGGAGCTGCGCAACCTGGTGCAGGTGGCCGAACTCATCGTGCGCTCGGCCCAGATGCGCCGCGAGAGCCGGGGCCTGCACTACAGCCGCGACTACCCCGAGCGGGCCGCTCCGGCCGCGCCCACCATCCTGGTCCCGCCGGTCCGCTGA
- the panD gene encoding aspartate 1-decarboxylase — MQRTLLKSKIHRATATHCELHYEGSCAIDEDLLDAANIVENEQVHIWNIDNGERFVTYAIKGQRGSGMVSVNGSAARRAAVGDLLIIAAFAQVEEAEVAAHQPQLVFVDAANRQVELRHHVPTQAL, encoded by the coding sequence ATGCAACGCACCCTGCTGAAATCCAAGATCCACCGCGCCACCGCCACGCACTGCGAGCTGCACTACGAAGGCTCCTGCGCGATCGACGAAGACCTGCTCGACGCCGCGAACATCGTGGAGAACGAGCAGGTGCACATCTGGAACATCGACAACGGCGAGCGCTTCGTCACCTATGCCATCAAGGGCCAGCGCGGCAGCGGCATGGTGTCGGTCAACGGCTCGGCGGCGCGCCGCGCCGCCGTGGGCGACCTGCTCATCATCGCCGCCTTCGCCCAGGTCGAGGAGGCCGAGGTGGCCGCGCACCAGCCGCAACTGGTGTTCGTGGACGCCGCCAACCGCCAGGTGGAACTGCGCCACCACGTGCCCACGCAGGCCCTGTGA
- the bioA gene encoding adenosylmethionine--8-amino-7-oxononanoate transaminase encodes MNQDTLVARSLASVWHPCTQMKRHEADPPVAIASARGPWLHGTDGRRYLDGISSWWVNLFGHSHPHIQAALADQLARLDHVMLAGFTHAPVVELSERLGALTGLGHAFYGSDGAAATEIALKMSAHCWRNAGRPGKSRFVGLAGGYHGETVGALAVTDIALFREAYAPLVRLAATVPSPDARSAQPGESALDVARRAAQALEVWLAEHHESTAALIVEPLVQCAAGMAMHDPEYLRQARALCDRYGVHLVVDEIATGFGRTGTMFAHQQAGIRPDFICLSKGLTGGTLPLSAVLTTEAVYAAFYDDDVARGFLHSHSYTGNPLACRAALATLELFDQLDPLAANATLAGRIDAACAPITQHPRVRHARRLGMVWAWDVETSLPDFSRRYHRHAMARGLVLRPIGKTLYAMPPYVLDDEAVQHLGDAAFAALQATLAEETAP; translated from the coding sequence ATGAACCAGGACACCCTCGTCGCCCGCAGCCTGGCCAGCGTCTGGCACCCGTGCACACAGATGAAGCGCCACGAGGCCGACCCGCCCGTGGCCATCGCCAGCGCCCGCGGCCCGTGGCTGCACGGCACCGATGGCCGGCGCTACCTGGACGGCATCAGCTCGTGGTGGGTCAACCTCTTCGGCCACAGCCACCCGCACATCCAGGCCGCGCTGGCCGACCAGCTCGCGCGGCTGGACCACGTGATGCTCGCGGGCTTCACGCACGCGCCGGTGGTGGAGCTGTCCGAGCGGCTGGGCGCGCTCACCGGGCTGGGCCACGCCTTCTACGGCAGCGACGGCGCCGCGGCCACCGAGATCGCCCTCAAGATGAGCGCGCACTGCTGGCGCAACGCCGGGCGGCCGGGCAAGAGCCGCTTCGTGGGCCTGGCCGGCGGATACCACGGCGAGACCGTGGGCGCGCTGGCCGTGACCGACATCGCCCTGTTCCGCGAGGCCTACGCCCCGCTGGTGCGCCTGGCAGCCACCGTGCCCAGCCCCGATGCGCGCAGCGCGCAGCCCGGCGAGAGCGCGCTGGATGTGGCCCGGCGCGCGGCCCAGGCGCTGGAGGTCTGGCTGGCCGAACACCACGAGAGCACCGCCGCGCTGATCGTCGAGCCCCTGGTGCAGTGCGCCGCCGGCATGGCGATGCACGATCCCGAATACCTGCGCCAGGCCCGCGCGCTGTGCGACCGCTACGGCGTGCACCTGGTGGTGGACGAGATCGCCACCGGCTTCGGCCGCACCGGCACGATGTTCGCGCACCAGCAGGCCGGCATCCGGCCCGATTTCATCTGCCTGTCCAAGGGCCTCACGGGCGGCACGCTGCCGCTGTCGGCCGTGCTCACCACCGAGGCCGTGTACGCCGCGTTCTACGACGACGACGTGGCCCGCGGCTTCCTGCATTCGCACTCCTACACCGGCAACCCGCTGGCCTGCCGCGCGGCGCTGGCCACGCTGGAGCTGTTCGACCAGCTCGACCCGCTCGCGGCCAATGCCACGCTGGCCGGGCGCATCGACGCCGCCTGCGCGCCCATCACGCAGCACCCGCGCGTGCGCCATGCGCGCCGGCTGGGCATGGTGTGGGCGTGGGACGTGGAGACCTCCCTGCCCGATTTTTCGCGCCGCTACCACCGCCACGCCATGGCGCGCGGGCTGGTGCTGCGCCCCATCGGCAAAACGCTCTACGCCATGCCGCCCTACGTGCTAGACGACGAGGCCGTGCAGCACCTGGGCGATGCCGCCTTCGCCGCACTGCAGGCCACCCTGGCCGAGGAGACCGCCCCATGA
- the bioD gene encoding dethiobiotin synthase has protein sequence MNPTPAFACFVTGTDTGVGKTLASAGLLHALARHHARVVGMKPIAAGAEWHHGQLANEDALALRAASTIAVPAALDNPVLLPDPLSPHIAAERAGTRIDIAHIVRSYEALAAQADAVVVEGAGGFHVPLSDTETGADLAQALGLPVVLVVGLRLGCLSHAALTADAVRARGLPLAGWIASRIDPHMRAPQENLDWLAQRLRAPLLADIPYQAVPDARALPFDLPAAWTTR, from the coding sequence ATGAACCCGACCCCGGCATTCGCCTGCTTCGTCACCGGCACCGACACCGGCGTGGGCAAGACCCTGGCCTCGGCCGGCCTGCTGCACGCGCTGGCGCGCCACCACGCGCGCGTCGTGGGCATGAAGCCCATCGCCGCGGGCGCCGAATGGCACCATGGCCAGCTCGCCAACGAAGACGCCCTCGCCCTGCGCGCCGCCTCCACCATCGCGGTGCCCGCGGCGCTGGACAACCCCGTGCTGCTGCCCGACCCGCTCTCGCCCCACATCGCCGCCGAGCGCGCGGGCACGCGCATCGACATCGCGCACATCGTGCGCAGCTACGAAGCGCTGGCGGCGCAGGCGGATGCGGTCGTCGTCGAAGGCGCGGGCGGGTTCCACGTGCCGCTGTCGGACACCGAGACCGGCGCCGACCTCGCCCAGGCCCTGGGCCTGCCCGTGGTGCTGGTGGTGGGCCTGCGGCTGGGGTGCCTCAGCCACGCCGCGCTCACGGCCGATGCCGTGCGCGCGCGCGGCCTGCCGCTGGCCGGCTGGATCGCCAGCCGCATCGACCCGCACATGCGGGCGCCGCAAGAAAACCTCGACTGGCTCGCGCAGCGCCTGCGCGCCCCGCTGCTGGCCGACATTCCCTACCAGGCCGTGCCGGACGCCCGTGCACTGCCCTTCGACCTTCCCGCCGCATGGACGACCCGATGA
- the bioF gene encoding 8-amino-7-oxononanoate synthase produces the protein MSPRPDAASWIDEFPARIAALDAAHLRRRRRAVVPAGGAHLLVDGAPMLAFCSNDYLGLAGHPALAEAACAGAREFGVGSGGSPLVSGHSAANAALEADLARFVGLPRALYFYAGYATNAGIVPALVGEGDALFSDALNHACLIDGARLSRARIHRYPHADLAALEAALASSPARRKLVITDAVFSMDGDVADIPALLALCERHDALLLLDDAHGFGVLGPQGRGALAEAGLVGAQASRRVLYMATLGKAAGVAGAFVAGDDALIEWLLQKTRSYIFATAAPPLLARALQASLALIEAEDSRREHLARLVQRLRGGLAPLLQGTHWQLGDSRTAVQAVVIGANDEALAAMEGLRQRGLWVPAIRPPTVPEGTARLRIALSAAHTEADVDRLLQALAELAPAAVEALA, from the coding sequence ATGAGCCCCCGCCCCGACGCCGCCTCCTGGATCGACGAGTTTCCGGCACGCATCGCCGCGCTCGACGCCGCCCACCTGCGCCGCCGGCGCCGCGCCGTGGTGCCGGCCGGCGGCGCGCACCTGCTGGTCGATGGCGCGCCCATGCTGGCTTTTTGCAGCAACGATTACCTGGGCCTGGCCGGCCACCCCGCGCTGGCCGAGGCCGCCTGCGCGGGCGCGCGCGAGTTCGGCGTGGGCTCGGGCGGCTCGCCGCTGGTGAGCGGCCACAGCGCGGCCAACGCGGCGCTGGAGGCCGACCTCGCCCGCTTCGTGGGCCTGCCGCGCGCGCTGTACTTCTACGCGGGCTACGCCACCAACGCCGGCATCGTGCCCGCGCTCGTGGGCGAGGGCGATGCGCTGTTTTCCGATGCGCTCAACCACGCCTGCCTGATCGACGGCGCCCGCCTGTCGCGCGCCCGCATCCACCGCTACCCGCATGCCGACCTGGCCGCGCTGGAGGCCGCGCTGGCCAGCAGCCCCGCGCGCCGCAAGCTGGTCATCACCGATGCCGTGTTCAGCATGGACGGCGACGTGGCCGACATTCCCGCGCTGCTGGCGCTGTGCGAGCGCCACGACGCGCTGCTGCTGCTGGACGACGCGCACGGCTTCGGCGTGCTCGGGCCGCAGGGGCGCGGCGCGCTGGCCGAGGCAGGGCTGGTCGGCGCGCAGGCCTCGCGGCGCGTGCTGTACATGGCCACGCTGGGCAAGGCCGCGGGCGTGGCCGGCGCCTTCGTCGCGGGCGACGACGCATTGATCGAATGGCTGCTGCAAAAGACGCGCAGCTACATCTTCGCCACCGCCGCGCCGCCGCTGCTGGCGCGCGCGCTGCAGGCCAGCCTGGCGCTCATCGAGGCCGAGGATTCGCGCCGCGAGCACCTCGCGCGCCTCGTTCAGCGCCTGCGGGGCGGCCTCGCGCCGCTGCTGCAGGGCACGCACTGGCAGCTGGGCGACTCGCGCACCGCCGTGCAGGCCGTGGTGATCGGCGCCAACGACGAGGCCCTGGCCGCCATGGAAGGCCTGCGCCAGCGCGGCCTGTGGGTGCCCGCCATCCGCCCGCCCACCGTGCCCGAGGGCACGGCGCGCCTGCGCATCGCCCTGTCGGCCGCGCACACCGAGGCCGACGTGGACCGCTTGCTGCAGGCGCTGGCCGAGCTGGCGCCCGCCGCCGTGGAGGCCCTGGCATGA
- the queE gene encoding 7-carboxy-7-deazaguanine synthase has product MTYSVKEIFYTLQGEGGQAGTPAVFCRFAGCNLWSGREEDRASAVCRFCDTDFVGTDGTLGGKFATADALADVIAAQWPAHDAAHRLVVLTGGEPLLQVDPAFIDALHARRFRIAVESNGTVAAPPGIDWLCISPKAGAPWVQRSGQELKLVWPQPGFDLAALESQTQFTHRFLQPMDGPEQAANTGRCIAACLERPAWRLSLQTHKLTGIR; this is encoded by the coding sequence ATGACCTACAGCGTCAAGGAAATCTTCTACACCCTGCAGGGCGAGGGCGGCCAGGCCGGCACGCCCGCCGTGTTCTGCCGCTTCGCGGGCTGCAACCTCTGGAGCGGCCGCGAGGAAGACCGCGCCAGCGCCGTCTGCCGCTTCTGCGACACCGACTTCGTGGGCACCGACGGCACCCTGGGCGGCAAGTTCGCCACCGCAGACGCGCTGGCCGACGTGATCGCCGCGCAGTGGCCCGCGCACGATGCCGCGCACCGCCTGGTGGTGCTGACGGGCGGCGAGCCGCTGCTGCAGGTGGACCCGGCCTTCATCGACGCCCTGCACGCGCGACGCTTTCGCATCGCCGTGGAGAGCAACGGCACCGTCGCCGCGCCGCCCGGCATCGACTGGCTGTGCATCAGCCCCAAGGCCGGTGCGCCCTGGGTGCAGCGCAGCGGGCAGGAACTCAAGCTGGTGTGGCCCCAGCCCGGCTTCGACCTGGCAGCGCTCGAGTCGCAGACGCAGTTCACGCACCGCTTCCTGCAGCCCATGGACGGCCCGGAGCAGGCCGCCAACACCGGGCGCTGCATCGCCGCCTGCCTGGAGCGCCCCGCGTGGCGACTGAGCCTGCAGACCCACAAGCTCACGGGCATCCGCTGA
- a CDS encoding 6-carboxytetrahydropterin synthase, which translates to MQFTVHQRFFFDAAHTLQREIEAEGSRRIHGHTYHAEVAVTGPRDPATGMVIDLGHLRERLAAVREQLDHHWLDEVPGLGTPTLENLCRFIAQALDGMQPPASRVRVWREALGDGCVLELAPPRG; encoded by the coding sequence ATGCAGTTCACCGTCCACCAGCGCTTTTTCTTCGATGCCGCGCACACCTTGCAGCGCGAGATCGAGGCCGAGGGCAGCCGCCGCATCCACGGCCACACCTACCACGCGGAGGTGGCCGTCACCGGCCCGCGCGATCCCGCCACCGGCATGGTCATCGACCTGGGCCACCTGCGCGAGCGCCTGGCCGCCGTGCGCGAGCAACTCGACCACCACTGGCTGGACGAGGTGCCGGGCCTGGGCACGCCCACGCTGGAAAACCTGTGCCGCTTCATCGCCCAGGCGCTCGATGGCATGCAGCCGCCCGCCAGCCGCGTGCGCGTGTGGCGCGAGGCGCTGGGCGACGGCTGCGTGCTGGAACTGGCGCCGCCGCGGGGCTGA